catgaagatctactatccgtgaccaattgacatggtttgtgaatatttgaaataaatcacaccttttaatgcttacattatacaaaatgagcttatgatatcattattcatatctctgcattatatcgatattttccaaacgaccctgagacaaattagaacaaggctttctatttattgccaacccgacccgttcataggttgaatcaccacatgaatgatagtcaacgttttagatatacctGTTATAACAGCAcactaagaactgaattggtccctggcttagaaaacaataaaaattgaaagtctcgtcgagtaaaaatcatagtgtggcaatttgagatacatgcgctcccagggtatcattagataaattactcagcgatgtatacagtggattaataaggaataattattctaataccaaaAAGAGAGCCCCAAAGAACTCATGTGTGCAAACACAGTGCTAGATCttgtattattgatttgtatgctacTTATTAATGCACTCTACTCTTATCTAGTTGtgccggcaaaaaaaaaaaaaaaaagttcaagccaaagttgagctgtcgatcagagtggagtgttgttcttgttgtttacgtggagatcttacaccagctgcagttgcctgaacctgagcgcgtatacacacattgtgcgcgcgcacacacacaccccatatagggtcctacactgtcatctacacacagtgtattactgttatgtagagtacacgtttactgtcattccgcgaggtgcgttcaactctccactcagagggaattaaccaatcagaaacgcgtattcgcggcaaactgaaatctcgtcaaaaattaactgtacaacgcaatgatttattcgccaacctgacccgttcataggatcagtccacatgaagtcattatgttttcatagaatgatatttcctctttcattttatagctcttccattttggtccaccttaatttcgtcggtctagtgtaccccttaagaagaatggaaaatatgcaaattttgtgttttataatttccttgttcagtatattttatatgtcataacctttcaagtggtcgaatttcatcaaagtacaactcttcagctttttatcgatatataaatcatgaagattgataatgtcgtttagatttacagacactctaaaaatgtggtctcccagctcattacgtattcatgtccgcgaggtccatgcatacgcgtacgataaatgcgaaggcttttcaggacgttgcggtctgactgcaaCGACTAGTTCAAAGCTAGCAAACTGGCATGGCTCTTTTGACCTATTATCAGCCGCTACAGATTTTTAAGTTACTGTTAAGGCAAGAAAAATCATATTGTACGATTTTCAATGGCTTAAGAAGCCTTATTTTAGCTATTTTACTCATTATaaatcattaaaagaaaaattgtttgCAATAAATGAGGAATTTTAGGCAAATATTAAATTTTGGTGATACAACTAGCTTCTTCGGAGTTAGGCTTGGCTCCAGGAGAGGCTGGTTTAATTGTTATACTGAATACGAAGGAAAACGTAAACCCGCAGTAGTCATGTCACACATACAGTGCATCATATCACTAGtgtgatgtacagtgtatcctGCCCGGTGCTCCCTGCCCTGTCCCACTGAGGCTGTCAACAGTACTTCAGTCACATCTTTGTCATATCTACTAATGTTGGTAAACGTTTGCAACATGTCCCGTACAGGTATATATTCCAGGCTATTTCTAGCCGCTTCTGCTTGTTCCAGACGAGATGGTCGCAACATTTACAGCATGTCCACAACGGTCTGTCGTAAATCGCCGGTAGGGGCGGTAGGCGCAGGCCTGATGCAGGAGATTAGCCCTGCACGGTGCCCCGCGGCCGCGTACAGGTATGTGCAACAGGTATCGTATAGCAGGTAGCGGGTGTGGGTGGGTCACTgttttttatcactttttagTCTACTgaaacacaaatgttaaaggAAAGAAATTCGGCATGAAATTCTCTATTTTTAAGaattacaaaaaagaagaagaaagtctCCATTTCTGAATTTGAGAATAAATGAACTAATCCACTGGCACTGACAAGTCGCTGATGATGTTAACAATAACAAGGTCAACATAGTGAAAGTGCACTCCTCAGCTCATTCCATTCATCTTAATTCTGATGTTGACGATTGTTgtgattgtgcaaaatattataGACTGTCTATGTAATAAATAACTAAGGTTGGCATCATTAGatttattacctccaccaaaagggaggaggttatgttttcgttaccgttggcatggtttgtttgttcgttcgttcgtttgtccatgcgcaaaataactcaaaaagtagttaatggattgggatgaaacttgccggaatggttgagaatgatacaagtaccaaacgattaacttttggtaatgatccgagaattttgggggaattaatgaaggatttttgacattttggtaggtagggtcaatgaCAATGAACTTtagagttcaggctgcgcgtatttgagtttgcatgcgcgcactaaagtgcatgctctagtttctgctagggcgaggcgcgccgtgcagcttagggtttatgatgtaatgaaggcttctatattgggaaattgggcgactttcagcacacaacgCTAAGTACTTATAtgggtaactatacacagcccagtcgctgtacgtaggtaCGTCGCGGCACGGCGTActtacagcgtctggtcggaCTATTAtatgggtagaaatcactgatatctctatggaagaacaagatcagtggtggaaatgagctgcatgcttggtggaggtctgcgctctcagagtgcttttctagttattgtTGTTATAATATGTTGTATAAAGGGGTCTACTGACAATATTAGACTTGCCACCACCGGAAATGGTTTGTAATGAAGGCCTATACTATAACTGACTCTGTTGTCTGTACCCACGACTGTGTATCAAAACACAAATCATCATTTTATTAATTGAGGGTCAGTATTTACCCAAAGTTTGGTCTGTATCATCATGTCAGGTATATGTTCCGTGGAGACTACATACGTCTGGCTCCACAGAATTCCCTTTGTGGAGGAGATTCATaaaaaactaagaaaaaaatatttaaaaagcaagaacaaaacaaaacaaaaacactctgGTTGCTGGACGTATGCAGACAAAATATTCTGTCTAGGGTCTAGTATTTTTATTACGATTATCAATGAATGCAGAAgtactttgtatttttatacTCATTCTCACTTCCTTCCACTCTTTTCTTATCTGTCTTTCTTGTAATGACATTATCTTCCAGGACCAGTCTTCCCACCAGGACTCTGGCATCCTCCCCAGGCATTCCTGTAGAATGGACGAAGCTAATGAAACAGTTCCAGGAGAACAAATTGGAACAAACTGATCTCGTGAAATCCTACATCAACAAGGACCTGGGCTATGGGGAATTCAACAAATTTGGTAGAGATGCTTACAAACTGTAATTTGTATTGAAAATACTACTTTAATATGGCTCTTTTACAATGGATTCTCGAAACCAtcacagatttttgttttggcAGATGTGGCTTTCTAATAATCAATGTCATATTCTTTCTTGCAGTCTTTCAAAATGCAATTCTAAACCATTTTGAAGTTTGTGCATCGAAGAAATTGTCATGGTTGCATCAAAATTAGACCTTACAACACAAGAACTAAATGGATTTTTATATTTTCCCATATTTCACAATTCTTCCTAAGCTGACCTCTAAATCTAACTCCAGGCCTATGTCACGAGGACAATATGGTTGAAATGAGCTTTTTTTAAGGATaagagagagggaaggagaaaaaatagaaaagaaagacaacTGTCTCTTATAGTGCATGTGTGCATGATTACTGTGGTGGatgtgtatattgtacatttacaAGCTTTATGATAGAAATGGTACTTGAATAAGGCTGAGATTGCAGCAAGTGCCAAGATGCTAATCCTACAGttacattttgatttgaagACTTTTAGCAGAAGTTGGCTCCAGCATACAGCTTGTTAACAGGTCAGAAAATAGACAAGGGTGTGACaaattacatttgtacatgtaccataaaaGTTCAATCAGTTATGCTTGCAATCAAATGCAGTTTGATCAAGGGCCATAAAAATGACAGACTTAATTTtattttatacattttattgtttgttatacattgtatttctaacCTTTCCACCAAATATTTAATTAAAGGTGTATCCCTATCTGTGTAAGGATACAGGTGTATTGAAAGAGACATGTCTACCCACATTAAGtttctctgaaaaaaagaaagaaagaaaagagaacacTTGCACAAAGAATAACAGACTTTGTGGCAAGGGGAAGGGACcctctgaaataaaaagaaaaaagaattaacATGGTACCCTTATATTTGATTTCTTATTTCTCTTGTTCATAGGTAAAATCAACCCATGGTGCATGGCAGATTACTTTGAGGGCAGTTTGAACTTGTTCGATGTAGAATTCGAGGGGGCCTCCGTCTTTGCACGCAACACTGTGATGAACTTTACACAAGGTCTGGAGAGGAGACTACACCTTGATCACGCCCTCAAGTTCAATGCCAGGGTCAGCTTTCTTGGTAAGAGCACTGTATGCTGGGATACACAGTGTGTAGATCCGGACACCAATGAGGAGCTAGCTACATACACCATTCAGATGGTGACAGTGGACATGAAAGTGCGACGACCTGCTCCCTATGCTCACCTTCTGAAACACTTTTGCCCAACAAACGTACGGGAATCCCCACCAAAAGGCTTCGACCTGGAGTTCAAGCCAGAGAATGCGTACAAACATTCCTTCGTCGTCAACTGGAGTGACACCGACTTCAACTCGCACCTCAACCAAGCAGACATGCTGCGAATGTGCATGGATTGTGGGAGCTTTGCCTCAAGAGAGGGAGCCCTTTCAGCCTTCAGCCAGGAGCTGGTCGCGTATGACCTCAAACGCTGCTCTATTATGTTCATGCGAGAAGCCCGTCCCGGTCAGGAGGTAGTAGTGGAGTGCTACGAGACGGAAGGACGCCCTCTTGAGCTTAACTTTACATTCTCTAAGAAGGGAGACCTTATTACTGCAGTGCAGTTAGAGTTTTATGATGGAGATTCTGGGTCTGGTCAGTAAAGATTAAAGATTACAGACCTTCCAGACTGGATAAGTGTATAATGTGATAAAAGGTCAGTGTATTTGTACCAAGCATGCCTTAAGATATGTCTTCGTAGCACTATTGAAAGATTCTACAGTTAACCTTGCTTAAGTTGACCTTGTAAGAATAATCACCCTATTGGAAGGTCTTtccaagtcctcttctcttcatATTCTGTTggttttaatccctcataagtcaaatttctCTAAGTCTAAGAGCTCTATTTCTCCATTCTAAATAGATTTGACTCGgacaaggttgactgtacttca
The sequence above is a segment of the Diadema setosum chromosome 12, eeDiaSeto1, whole genome shotgun sequence genome. Coding sequences within it:
- the LOC140235691 gene encoding uncharacterized protein, with translation MLVNVCNMSRTGIYSRLFLAASACSRRDGRNIYSMSTTVCRKSPVGAVGAGLMQEISPARCPAAAYRTSLPTRTLASSPGIPVEWTKLMKQFQENKLEQTDLVKSYINKDLGYGEFNKFGKINPWCMADYFEGSLNLFDVEFEGASVFARNTVMNFTQGLERRLHLDHALKFNARVSFLGKSTVCWDTQCVDPDTNEELATYTIQMVTVDMKVRRPAPYAHLLKHFCPTNVRESPPKGFDLEFKPENAYKHSFVVNWSDTDFNSHLNQADMLRMCMDCGSFASREGALSAFSQELVAYDLKRCSIMFMREARPGQEVVVECYETEGRPLELNFTFSKKGDLITAVQLEFYDGDSGSGQ